One genomic segment of Dehalogenimonas alkenigignens includes these proteins:
- a CDS encoding polyprenyl synthetase family protein, with protein MDRGGLVIKSIALNKELEAILAPYSNNTEFISHIRAPLAVEGRVLGTSSDNNQWPLLPLYVAQSINGEWTHALPFAAAMQFMLTAADIFDDLEDDDTILTGFTGLSKPVRMNIGSTLILLAYAAFARMNNLVSYQIFHSALETLTGYFIQSSSGQHEDLSGSLRSCFDETAYIAHIQKTSASQIQCACHIGAILSTNDPGVITSFADFGKYVGTALQLCNDIRDITTGKDICGKKVTLPVIFARNGSLRDQSNYIDCTYDAGTPVTDDPEPVKRVLFQSGGVHYTLLQAQKFIHLAIDQLESLPPSKVNISLLSPFLNMAGFNE; from the coding sequence ATGGATCGGGGCGGCTTAGTTATTAAAAGTATAGCCCTAAATAAGGAGCTAGAAGCAATTCTAGCTCCTTATTCTAATAACACTGAATTTATCTCTCATATAAGAGCACCACTGGCCGTTGAAGGAAGAGTTTTAGGAACATCATCAGACAATAATCAATGGCCATTGTTGCCTTTGTATGTTGCCCAGAGCATAAACGGCGAATGGACACATGCTTTACCTTTCGCTGCCGCAATGCAGTTCATGCTGACAGCGGCCGATATATTCGACGATCTAGAAGATGACGACACTATCCTCACTGGTTTTACCGGCCTAAGCAAACCCGTCCGGATGAATATCGGCTCTACTCTGATATTGCTCGCATACGCTGCTTTCGCTCGAATGAATAACCTCGTTTCGTACCAAATATTTCATTCTGCCCTCGAAACGTTAACTGGATATTTTATTCAGTCTTCCAGCGGGCAACACGAAGATTTATCCGGTTCGTTGCGTTCTTGTTTTGATGAGACAGCATATATCGCCCATATCCAAAAAACTTCAGCGTCTCAAATCCAATGTGCCTGCCATATTGGCGCCATTCTTTCGACAAATGATCCAGGAGTAATCACTTCTTTCGCGGATTTCGGGAAGTATGTTGGAACAGCGTTACAACTGTGTAATGATATTCGTGATATTACCACGGGAAAAGATATCTGCGGTAAAAAAGTCACTTTACCTGTGATATTCGCAAGGAACGGGTCCCTTCGTGATCAATCCAATTACATCGACTGCACCTATGATGCCGGCACCCCTGTCACAGATGACCCTGAACCGGTGAAGCGGGTATTATTTCAATCAGGGGGGGTACATTATACCCTTCTTCAAGCTCAAAAATTCATCCATCTGGCTATCGATCAGTTAGAATCTTTGCCTCCGAGTAAAGTAAATATTAGCCTCCTATCACCTTTTCTGAATATGGCTGGTTTCAATGAATAA
- the def gene encoding peptide deformylase: MAIRTICKYPDPVLRQKAKKIPLVDKSIRILVEDMIETMKDNCGCGLAAPQVGVSLRCIVIGMPEEEPYAIINPEFVKRVGEREIEEACLSVPELAGSVKRSESVIVKGLDKNGKPIRVKGRELLSQALEHEIDHLNGVLFIDRVESPEKLRKRKKMKEEEETTETSTSASPDK, translated from the coding sequence ATGGCAATACGAACTATCTGCAAATATCCTGATCCAGTACTCAGACAAAAAGCCAAAAAGATACCTCTGGTAGACAAGAGTATTCGAATTCTTGTCGAAGACATGATAGAGACAATGAAGGATAATTGCGGCTGCGGCTTAGCAGCGCCGCAGGTAGGGGTGTCCCTTCGATGTATCGTCATCGGAATGCCGGAAGAAGAACCGTATGCCATCATTAATCCTGAGTTTGTCAAACGAGTCGGAGAGCGTGAAATAGAAGAGGCTTGCCTTTCCGTTCCCGAACTTGCCGGGAGTGTTAAGCGTTCCGAGTCGGTGATCGTTAAAGGCCTAGACAAAAACGGTAAACCCATACGCGTTAAAGGACGGGAACTCCTGAGTCAAGCGTTGGAACATGAAATAGATCATCTAAACGGCGTACTGTTTATTGACCGGGTCGAATCTCCTGAAAAACTTCGTAAACGGAAAAAAATGAAAGAAGAAGAAGAGACGACCGAGACAAGCACTTCCGCCTCACCGGATAAGTAA
- a CDS encoding HAD-IB family phosphatase, producing MQKTLLQCDFDGTLTEEDVSFLILDRYAEGDWRAILKEYQSGTISVGAFNNRAFSMVKQEKKTLETLVCNEAKLRPGLIELVEYCRLNQIEMVIVSNGLDFYIRALLEKSRLNHIRVIAATTAFTPSGLDSHYIGSDGGELMVAFKEHYTEKFIERGFRVFYAGNGPSDIPASKLAVHTFATDSLLDYYIQHGARHTPFKDLRDIVEGLKSF from the coding sequence ATGCAGAAAACATTGTTACAATGTGATTTCGACGGGACGCTGACAGAAGAAGATGTCAGCTTTTTAATTCTAGACCGCTACGCAGAAGGTGATTGGCGAGCAATACTGAAAGAGTATCAATCGGGCACGATCAGCGTCGGCGCATTTAATAACCGGGCCTTCTCTATGGTAAAACAGGAGAAAAAGACTCTTGAAACGCTTGTCTGCAATGAAGCTAAGTTACGCCCCGGTTTGATAGAACTGGTTGAGTATTGCCGGTTAAACCAGATCGAAATGGTTATCGTTTCGAACGGACTAGACTTCTATATCCGGGCATTGCTTGAGAAAAGCAGATTGAATCATATCAGAGTAATCGCAGCCACCACCGCGTTCACGCCATCAGGACTCGATTCACATTATATTGGGTCGGATGGCGGTGAATTGATGGTCGCGTTCAAAGAGCACTACACTGAGAAATTCATTGAACGTGGATTTAGAGTGTTTTACGCCGGAAACGGCCCCTCCGATATACCTGCCTCAAAACTTGCCGTACACACTTTTGCGACCGACTCGCTACTGGATTATTATATTCAGCATGGGGCTCGTCACACACCTTTTAAGGACCTGCGCGATATTGTTGAGGGCCTCAAATCCTTCTAA
- a CDS encoding YggS family pyridoxal phosphate-dependent enzyme produces the protein MRYQTDFASQSIGDNVRRLLAEIPGDVAIVAAAKSRSPAEIAAAFDAGISIIGENYVQETEAARRYLLSRGCWHFIGRLQSNKIKKAVELFDVIETVDSPYLARLIDRRAFEARKIMPVFIEVNIAREQRKSGVAPENLIALAHEIGKMPNLTLEGLMTLGPNLPGEMMRPFFSEARGLFNALKEESAGFADIRYLSMGTTESYRVAIEEGANLVRLGEAIFGPRL, from the coding sequence ATGCGGTACCAAACTGATTTTGCCTCGCAGTCCATAGGCGATAATGTCCGTCGCCTGCTGGCTGAAATTCCCGGAGATGTCGCTATTGTTGCCGCAGCTAAATCTCGCTCGCCGGCGGAAATCGCGGCCGCGTTTGATGCCGGGATTTCGATAATTGGTGAAAATTATGTTCAGGAAACTGAAGCTGCCAGACGCTATTTACTCTCCCGAGGCTGCTGGCACTTTATCGGACGCCTGCAATCCAATAAAATCAAAAAAGCCGTTGAACTGTTTGATGTGATCGAGACTGTTGACAGCCCCTATCTAGCTCGCTTAATCGACCGACGCGCCTTTGAAGCACGCAAAATCATGCCCGTATTCATTGAAGTCAACATCGCACGAGAACAGCGGAAATCTGGTGTTGCTCCTGAAAACCTGATCGCTTTGGCTCATGAGATCGGGAAAATGCCTAACCTAACATTAGAAGGACTCATGACTCTTGGCCCGAATCTTCCAGGCGAAATGATGAGGCCATTTTTTTCTGAAGCCAGAGGTTTGTTCAATGCTCTCAAAGAAGAAAGCGCAGGCTTTGCGGATATCCGGTACCTGTCAATGGGTACGACCGAGTCCTACCGTGTTGCTATTGAAGAAGGTGCTAATCTGGTAAGGTTGGGGGAGGCTATTTTCGGGCCGCGGCTTTAG
- a CDS encoding zinc-ribbon domain-containing protein gives MGAIVPLYSFMVLLFGNKNYGDHLGFIVTRCPNCRSDQVFAVHQERKKLTVYFVPTIQYRVKQYMTCARCVTRYEIAEELKTDIAERLMTKEQLHKLLGELAGGTALTAPACSVCSSSLNAGMKYCPQCGTKLILPRSP, from the coding sequence ATGGGCGCCATTGTTCCGCTATACTCGTTTATGGTCTTGCTTTTCGGTAACAAGAACTATGGCGATCATCTGGGTTTTATTGTAACTCGCTGTCCCAACTGTCGGTCGGACCAGGTTTTCGCGGTGCATCAGGAACGCAAGAAACTTACTGTCTATTTTGTTCCTACAATACAATATCGCGTCAAACAATATATGACCTGCGCCCGCTGTGTAACCAGATATGAAATTGCTGAGGAACTTAAAACGGACATTGCCGAACGTCTGATGACGAAAGAACAACTACATAAATTATTGGGCGAACTGGCAGGTGGAACAGCGTTGACGGCGCCTGCCTGTTCAGTATGTTCATCATCTTTGAATGCTGGAATGAAGTATTGTCCCCAATGCGGTACCAAACTGATTTTGCCTCGCAGTCCATAG
- a CDS encoding 4Fe-4S double cluster binding domain-containing protein → MAEKVTDELELSGYRAANASIDRLATIEQEFRSIANRDEWRKSPHLSQHIFDFTLPQEYQAKSILVVAAPVAPVNIGFVFGGEYFSFDAPPLSEDYEQDAANIFSEIKKIISPQGYRLSESNLPTKILASHCGLISNGVNNIGYIDGMGSYFRLSAYFSDIEPGNEKWLNNHSVNPKCAGCSRCIDTCPTKCIERSSFQVNRCLSLLSKEPTDFPVWINSKWHNALIGCRICQKVCPLNQEVSFKASIGADFDETETAAILSGEPLENLCSKTREKLRYFTLEPLYPVVSRNLRLLFKKHGLTVN, encoded by the coding sequence TTGGCAGAAAAGGTGACGGATGAGCTGGAGCTTTCCGGCTATCGCGCGGCTAACGCAAGCATTGACCGACTGGCTACCATTGAACAAGAATTCCGTTCCATAGCCAACCGTGATGAATGGCGCAAATCTCCTCACCTTTCACAGCACATATTCGATTTCACTTTACCCCAAGAATATCAAGCTAAATCGATACTCGTCGTTGCAGCACCGGTCGCACCGGTTAATATCGGTTTCGTATTTGGTGGGGAATATTTTTCCTTCGATGCTCCTCCTTTGTCAGAAGACTATGAACAAGATGCCGCCAATATTTTTTCTGAGATTAAGAAGATAATCTCGCCGCAGGGATATCGCCTGTCCGAGTCCAATTTACCCACCAAGATTCTTGCCAGCCACTGCGGATTAATTTCCAACGGCGTCAACAATATTGGCTACATAGACGGGATGGGCAGCTATTTTCGGTTGAGCGCGTATTTTTCGGACATTGAACCAGGAAATGAAAAATGGCTAAATAACCACTCGGTGAACCCCAAATGCGCCGGGTGCTCAAGGTGCATCGACACCTGCCCAACAAAATGCATCGAGCGCTCCTCTTTTCAAGTAAACCGGTGCCTTTCACTTCTTTCAAAGGAACCTACCGATTTTCCGGTTTGGATAAACAGTAAATGGCATAATGCATTAATAGGATGCCGGATTTGCCAAAAAGTTTGTCCACTAAATCAGGAGGTTTCGTTTAAGGCGAGCATCGGCGCTGATTTCGATGAAACTGAAACCGCGGCAATCCTTTCAGGTGAGCCTCTGGAAAATCTCTGTTCTAAAACCAGAGAAAAACTGCGATACTTCACTCTGGAGCCATTGTACCCTGTGGTATCGCGCAATTTACGCTTATTGTTCAAAAAACATGGACTGACAGTAAATTGA
- a CDS encoding Crp/Fnr family transcriptional regulator, whose protein sequence is MNLSQAVDALGASFLFSNIGKDAALKLAQSAEELRFGAGDFIFWEGDPPVRFYMLTSGRIKVIKHGSQGRETLVAVFNPGDIFGEVAVFENKPYPSSATASEPSTVLAFNRDSFSCLLTEHPATAMAMIGILSSRLREAQNRLHDLSGKRVEQRLARTLQRLTAKLGTELPFTRRDLADMSGTTIETAVRVLSRFSEMGIITSSRGKVTIKDQARLNAISDDLSQTQ, encoded by the coding sequence TTGAATCTATCTCAAGCTGTTGATGCACTTGGAGCCAGTTTTCTCTTCAGCAATATCGGTAAAGATGCTGCCTTAAAGCTGGCCCAGTCAGCTGAAGAGCTACGGTTTGGCGCGGGGGATTTCATATTCTGGGAGGGCGACCCTCCGGTACGATTCTATATGCTTACATCCGGCCGGATAAAAGTGATAAAACACGGCTCACAGGGGCGGGAAACACTGGTAGCTGTTTTCAACCCGGGGGATATTTTTGGCGAAGTTGCGGTGTTTGAAAATAAGCCTTACCCATCCTCGGCAACAGCTTCAGAACCTTCAACTGTACTAGCCTTTAACCGCGACTCGTTCAGTTGTTTACTAACTGAGCACCCGGCAACAGCAATGGCGATGATCGGCATTTTATCTTCAAGGTTGCGGGAAGCACAAAACCGGCTCCATGACTTATCCGGGAAGAGAGTTGAACAGCGCCTGGCACGGACTTTACAAAGATTAACAGCCAAACTCGGAACTGAACTACCATTTACGCGTCGAGATTTAGCGGATATGTCCGGAACTACCATTGAGACGGCGGTACGAGTCCTCAGCAGATTTAGCGAAATGGGAATAATCACTTCCAGCCGGGGGAAAGTTACAATCAAAGACCAAGCCCGTTTGAATGCTATATCAGACGATTTGTCACAGACCCAATAA
- a CDS encoding ATP-binding protein, translated as MAIRKIVRIDEEKCNGCGVCVPSCAEGAIRVIDGKAKLVSEVYCDGLGACLGECPLDAISIEEREAPDFDEIKAMKHAAGIESQRETVHACPSSRVLMFGGPKDQKNNQTQKNHTPSTLGNWPVQLGLVPPHAPFLKGSEILLAADCVPFAYPDFHSEFLEGKRLLIACPKLDDYDSHLNKLVQILQQAKPVGISVLRMEVPCCGGLTHMVYEASRMAGVTVPIDEITIGIRGEVLTRV; from the coding sequence ATGGCCATACGTAAAATTGTTCGGATTGACGAAGAAAAATGTAATGGCTGCGGGGTATGCGTACCATCCTGCGCCGAAGGAGCGATTCGGGTTATCGATGGCAAAGCAAAGCTTGTATCAGAGGTTTATTGCGATGGATTAGGAGCTTGCCTTGGTGAATGCCCTCTCGATGCCATATCCATAGAAGAACGCGAAGCCCCGGACTTTGATGAAATTAAAGCGATGAAACATGCCGCCGGAATAGAATCACAGAGAGAAACGGTACATGCTTGCCCTTCTTCGCGAGTGTTAATGTTTGGCGGACCTAAGGATCAAAAAAATAATCAAACTCAAAAGAATCATACGCCGTCAACTCTAGGTAATTGGCCGGTTCAGCTGGGATTAGTGCCGCCTCACGCTCCTTTTCTGAAAGGAAGCGAAATCCTTTTAGCGGCGGACTGCGTGCCATTCGCTTACCCGGATTTCCATAGTGAATTTCTTGAAGGAAAAAGACTGCTTATCGCATGCCCCAAACTGGATGATTACGATTCACATCTGAATAAACTGGTACAAATACTGCAACAGGCGAAACCCGTTGGTATTTCCGTGCTTCGAATGGAAGTCCCTTGCTGCGGCGGATTGACTCATATGGTTTATGAGGCATCCCGGATGGCCGGGGTAACTGTACCGATCGACGAAATCACCATCGGTATTAGAGGTGAAGTGCTTACCCGAGTGTAA
- a CDS encoding DNA-directed RNA polymerase subunit beta, producing the protein MVSLLPATGLPSVAAPRKSYSKIPDVVEVPNLIDIQLASFRWFMEDALKDLIEEISPIKDFNGNRMELEFIGYEFREPRLSEEDCRERDQSYSVPLYVKARLIIKATGEIKEPFELFFGDLPLMTRNGTFITSGTERVIVSQLLRSPGVYFTVQEDTATGRPLCHTSLIPSRGAWLEFETSNRDVISVKIDGRRKIPVTSFLRAVGYGSDQELIDLFCDVDTVSEHSYIKASIEKDQLIRDTNSALIDIYGRLRPGDPANVENAGRLVNDMFFSPEHYDLGMVGRYKVNRRLGLKDIVAEENRALTKQDIIAIIKQIIRINNGIDHKDDIDHLGNRRIRTVGELIQNQFRVGLLRLERVAKERMSIVALDQVTPSGLVNIRPVVAAVREFFGGSQLSSFMDQTNPLSELTNKRRLSAMGPGGLSRERAGFDVRDVHFSHYGRICPIETPEGPNIGLIGSLATYARVNRYGFIETPYRKVFKELHNHDSRLVGLAVRETITDESGETILSAGSVVDSKTFKVLAKLPERLIPVEPFVSDEIPYLSADEEDKYVIAQATARLDDRGRFLDERIESRFGEQYLYEPPMKVDYMDVSPKQIFSVAASLIPFLEHDDANRALMGANMQRQAVPLLRPEAPLVATGMEMEAVRYSGHVIFARNSGTVKSVTSEKIVVKTDGKGEDTYKLIKFMRTNQGTCINQRPVVSAGDVVTAGQVLADSSATENGELALGQNVICAFMSWHGYNYEDAIIISDRLVKADRFTSIHISKHEVEARDTKLGLEEITRDIPNVGEESLRELDEEGIIRVGAEVGPDDILVGKITPKGETELSAEEKLLRAIFGEKAREVKDTSLRMPHGEWGKVIAVKVFSRDNGDDLPARVNKWVQVWVAQKRKISVGDKLAGRHGNKGVISIVAPSEDMPFLPDGTPVDVVLNPIGVPSRMNLGQILELHLGWAGHLLGFKVRTPVFDGATDVAIEDDLARAYIAQSAGLIKLDYEAKDAKTVASKTIEWLNSKGWDGSRTFDDSHPGFGRETCLRLWLEEHGVSDARKIHANELDEVVFKLAKEQNISSPIAGKMILRDGKTGDFFDQPITVGNMYILKLIHLVEDKVHARATGPYSLISQQPLGGKAQFGGQRFGEMEVWTLEAYGAAYNLQEMLTIKSDDVTGRAKAYESIVKGEDVSQPGVPESFKVLVKELQSLGLAVEVINEEEKVLPAERLKETPLPEEESELSALASELTSQLLESNEDEEEDTNNQDE; encoded by the coding sequence ATGGTCTCATTACTGCCAGCTACCGGCTTGCCGTCGGTAGCCGCTCCCCGCAAATCATATTCCAAGATTCCGGATGTAGTGGAAGTCCCTAATCTCATCGACATCCAGTTGGCATCGTTCCGCTGGTTCATGGAAGATGCCTTAAAAGACCTGATTGAAGAGATATCGCCAATCAAAGATTTTAACGGCAATCGTATGGAATTGGAATTCATAGGTTATGAATTTCGAGAGCCCCGTCTTTCCGAAGAGGATTGCCGTGAACGCGATCAGAGCTATTCCGTTCCGCTTTACGTAAAAGCGAGATTGATCATCAAGGCCACCGGAGAAATCAAAGAACCTTTTGAACTTTTCTTCGGAGATTTGCCGCTGATGACCCGCAACGGCACATTCATCACTTCCGGGACCGAACGGGTCATCGTGAGCCAGCTTCTTCGTTCCCCGGGCGTTTATTTTACCGTTCAGGAAGATACTGCGACAGGCCGTCCTTTGTGCCATACCTCACTTATTCCTAGCCGGGGAGCCTGGCTAGAATTTGAAACCTCTAACCGTGATGTCATTTCAGTCAAGATTGATGGCAGACGAAAAATCCCGGTGACCAGTTTCCTGCGGGCAGTTGGATACGGATCCGATCAAGAACTGATCGATTTGTTTTGCGACGTGGATACCGTTTCAGAACACTCGTACATCAAGGCGTCGATCGAAAAAGATCAACTGATCCGGGACACTAACTCGGCCTTAATTGATATTTACGGCCGGCTGCGGCCTGGAGACCCCGCAAACGTGGAAAACGCGGGTAGGTTAGTCAACGACATGTTCTTCAGTCCAGAACACTATGACTTAGGCATGGTCGGCCGCTACAAAGTCAACCGCCGTCTCGGACTTAAAGATATTGTTGCCGAGGAAAACAGGGCTTTAACCAAACAAGATATCATCGCCATAATTAAACAAATCATCCGCATAAATAATGGCATAGACCATAAGGATGATATTGACCACCTAGGCAACCGGCGAATCCGTACAGTAGGTGAGCTCATTCAAAACCAGTTCCGTGTTGGTTTGCTTCGATTGGAGCGGGTGGCGAAAGAGAGAATGAGCATCGTAGCGCTCGACCAGGTTACGCCTTCAGGCCTGGTCAACATCCGGCCGGTTGTTGCCGCCGTCCGAGAATTTTTCGGTGGATCGCAACTCTCTTCGTTTATGGATCAGACCAACCCTCTTTCAGAACTCACGAATAAGCGTCGCCTTTCTGCGATGGGGCCCGGTGGTCTATCCAGAGAACGTGCCGGTTTCGATGTTCGCGACGTCCATTTCTCCCACTACGGACGTATTTGTCCGATCGAAACTCCGGAAGGCCCAAATATCGGTCTCATAGGTTCACTTGCAACTTACGCCCGGGTCAATCGGTACGGTTTTATTGAAACTCCGTATCGCAAAGTGTTTAAAGAACTACATAACCACGATTCCAGGCTTGTTGGTCTTGCTGTCCGGGAGACAATCACCGATGAATCAGGAGAGACTATTCTTTCCGCGGGCAGCGTTGTTGACAGCAAGACATTTAAAGTACTAGCTAAATTACCCGAGCGTTTGATACCGGTTGAGCCGTTCGTTTCTGATGAGATTCCCTATCTCTCAGCCGACGAAGAGGATAAATACGTTATCGCACAGGCTACAGCCCGACTAGATGATCGGGGACGCTTTTTAGATGAACGCATCGAATCCAGATTCGGCGAGCAATACCTCTACGAACCGCCGATGAAAGTCGATTATATGGATGTCTCGCCCAAACAGATATTCTCTGTGGCGGCTTCCCTTATCCCGTTCCTCGAACATGATGATGCCAATCGTGCATTAATGGGCGCCAACATGCAGCGGCAGGCGGTTCCTTTGCTTCGACCCGAAGCACCACTTGTCGCGACGGGTATGGAGATGGAGGCGGTCAGGTATTCCGGTCATGTCATTTTTGCCAGAAATTCCGGAACTGTTAAATCGGTAACCTCTGAGAAAATTGTTGTAAAAACCGACGGAAAAGGCGAAGACACCTACAAGCTAATAAAGTTTATGCGTACCAACCAAGGTACCTGCATTAACCAGCGTCCTGTGGTGTCTGCCGGGGATGTTGTGACCGCCGGTCAGGTACTGGCTGATTCTTCTGCTACGGAGAATGGCGAACTGGCTCTCGGGCAGAATGTTATCTGTGCCTTTATGAGCTGGCACGGTTATAACTATGAAGATGCCATTATCATTTCAGATCGTCTGGTCAAAGCCGATAGGTTCACCTCAATTCATATCTCAAAGCATGAAGTTGAGGCCAGGGACACCAAACTTGGCCTGGAGGAGATAACGCGAGACATACCTAATGTCGGTGAAGAATCGCTGCGCGAACTTGACGAAGAAGGCATCATCCGCGTCGGCGCTGAAGTTGGACCTGATGACATTCTAGTCGGAAAAATTACCCCCAAGGGCGAAACCGAATTATCAGCCGAAGAAAAACTGCTCAGAGCGATATTCGGCGAAAAAGCCCGCGAGGTTAAAGATACTTCGCTCAGGATGCCGCATGGCGAATGGGGAAAAGTCATTGCCGTTAAAGTATTTTCACGCGACAATGGCGACGATCTACCGGCAAGAGTAAATAAATGGGTGCAGGTGTGGGTCGCCCAGAAAAGAAAAATATCGGTCGGCGATAAGCTGGCGGGACGTCACGGCAACAAAGGTGTGATTTCTATCGTCGCTCCTTCCGAAGATATGCCGTTTTTACCTGACGGCACGCCGGTTGATGTGGTATTAAATCCCATCGGCGTCCCTTCCCGCATGAACCTGGGCCAGATTCTTGAACTACACCTGGGTTGGGCCGGACATCTGCTCGGGTTTAAGGTGCGTACCCCGGTATTCGATGGGGCGACCGACGTGGCTATCGAAGATGATTTAGCCAGAGCTTATATTGCCCAAAGCGCCGGCCTGATAAAGCTCGACTATGAGGCAAAAGATGCCAAGACGGTCGCGTCGAAAACAATTGAATGGCTAAATTCCAAGGGATGGGATGGATCGCGGACTTTCGACGATAGCCATCCGGGCTTCGGTCGTGAAACCTGTCTCCGGCTTTGGTTAGAGGAGCATGGTGTTTCAGACGCAAGGAAAATCCATGCCAACGAACTTGATGAAGTCGTTTTCAAACTGGCAAAAGAACAAAATATTTCATCCCCGATTGCGGGCAAGATGATTCTCCGAGATGGAAAAACCGGTGATTTCTTCGATCAGCCGATTACTGTTGGCAATATGTACATTTTAAAGCTGATCCACCTTGTGGAAGATAAGGTGCATGCCCGCGCTACTGGCCCGTACTCTTTGATCAGCCAACAGCCCTTAGGGGGCAAAGCCCAATTCGGCGGACAGCGATTCGGCGAAATGGAGGTTTGGACCCTGGAGGCTTACGGCGCCGCATATAACTTACAAGAAATGTTAACTATAAAATCCGATGACGTAACCGGACGGGCAAAAGCTTATGAATCTATCGTAAAAGGTGAGGATGTATCTCAACCAGGCGTACCGGAATCATTCAAGGTGCTGGTTAAAGAGCTCCAGTCCTTAGGCTTGGCGGTTGAAGTCATCAACGAAGAAGAAAAAGTATTACCCGCGGAACGACTGAAAGAAACGCCGCTGCCGGAAGAGGAGTCAGAACTGTCGGCATTGGCTAGCGAACTGACCTCACAACTTCTGGAAAGTAACGAAGACGAAGAAGAGGATACCAATAACCAAGATGAATGA